In Dehalococcoidia bacterium, the sequence AGCCGACTATGACAAGGCAATGAAGTACCTGGCGGAGACGGGGGTGGGAGTCCAGCCACTGAGCAAAGACGTTATCCGTAATGAGAAGAAGTGCACCCATTGTGGCGCCTGTACTGTGCTTTGTCCCACAAATGCTTTGACCTTGGACCCCGCAACAAGAAAAGTGAACTTCAAAGATGCAAAGTGCATTGCTTGCGGCATCTGTGTGCTTTCCTGCCCGCCCCGGGCAATGGAGATCAGCTTCTAGTCCGGCCTCGATTTCTCTCCCCGGCAAGGTTCTTCAGGGGATATCTTCTTTCAGGGCATGCAGATAGCGTCTCAGCGATCCCTTAACACTTATCTCTGATTCGTTGCTGCTGAGCTTGTCGATGGGCAGATGATTATCGTAAAGCCATTATTAAAGCACTACACTGGCCCGATAATTGACGGGACCGAATCTGGAACCTTGCCCCTCACTTATAGTCGATGCCGACGTCAATCTTCCCGCGGGAATCAATGGCTACCATTTTGGAGTAGTGGATGGTGAAGAGGTGGCTTGCCTTTTGAGGGTCCCCGTGAATGGCAACGACCTCTCCGTTGTAAAGCGTATGGTCGCCGCACTCCA encodes:
- a CDS encoding NIL domain-containing protein, which produces MAVSRRVVLHFPRSLVDQAIMCRLAREFNIDFNILKASVKPNEEGLLVVVLSGTKADYDKAMKYLAETGVGVQPLSKDVIRNEKKCTHCGACTVLCPTNALTLDPATRKVNFKDAKCIACGICVLSCPPRAMEISF
- a CDS encoding flavin reductase; translation: MTLALAGFTTMPAKVIRPPIIDGSTIAYECRIQGQMECGDHTLYNGEVVAIHGDPQKASHLFTIHYSKMVAIDSRGKIDVGIDYK